From Scylla paramamosain isolate STU-SP2022 chromosome 18, ASM3559412v1, whole genome shotgun sequence, one genomic window encodes:
- the LOC135109350 gene encoding uncharacterized protein LOC135109350, producing MPDDVDSVAFSAPPFISQDPSTWFSILECNFKASKITVSLTKFVKASTVLPADVLSQVADVVSAASTSASPYEDLKAAVLQRLQSTVSRRLQELLSKEELGGEKPTDLLRRMKKLLGDKYEYTSFDKELFLQLFYQRLPPDTQRCLFTVKNKLSVDELATLVDEFMATLPQGQPAAVASISAEDSTKQLVELISQLRLEVRDLRREVRERSYSRSRSSSRHHFRRRQRSKSKTPETSSFCYYHEEFGKDARNCKAPCTFAKSLNPNSEH from the coding sequence atgcctgatgacgTCGACTCCGTAGCCTTCAGTGCTCCTCCGTTCATCAGCCAGGACCCTTCCACGTGGTTCTCCATCCTGGAATGTAACTTCAAGGCTTCCAAGATAACAGTAAGTCTAACCAAGTTCGTGAAGGCCTCTACAGTACTACCAGCTGACGTTCTTTCACAAGTTGCTGATGTCGTCAGTGCTGCCAGCACTTCTGCTTCGCCCTATGAAGACCTCAAAGCTGCTGTTCTGCAACGCCTACAATCTACAGTGTCGAGGCGCCTCCAGGAGCTTCTGTCAAAAGAAGAACTTGGTGGTGAAAAGCCCACAGACCTTCTTCGCCGCATGAAGAAGCTGCTTGGCGACAAGTACGAGTACACCTCCTTCGACAAGGAACTCTTCTTACAGCTGTTCTACCAACGCCTGCCTCCTGACACTCAACGCTGCCTCTTCACTGTCAAGAACAAGCTCTCAGTAGACGAGCTTGCCACTCTCGTCGATGAATTCATGGCTACCCTTCCACAAGGTCAACCAGCTGCAGTAGCCTCCATCTCAGCAGAAGACAGTACCAAGCAACTTGTTGAGCTCATCTCACAGCTTAGACTTGAAGTGAGAGATCTTCGGAGAGAGGTCAGAGAACGCTCATACTCACGTTCGCGTTCTTCCTCCAGACACCACTTCCGGCGCCGCCAGCGTTCAAAGAGTAAGACGCCGGAGACTTCTAGTTTCTGCTACTACCATGAAGAGTTCGGGAAAGACGCAAGAAATTGTAAGGCTCCCTGTACCTTCGCCAAGTCTTTAAACCCCAACAGCGAGCACTAG